Proteins co-encoded in one Gemmatimonadota bacterium genomic window:
- a CDS encoding Na(+)/H(+) antiporter subunit B codes for MRHQSIPRVVGKWFIPPILLFALYVQFHGDFGPGGGFQAGVIFAAAVVLYTLIFGLQAAKRIVKPRIIETLVSLGVLLYAGTGLVSLFLGYNFLNYTALDPEHASHGQHLGIFLVELGVGITVAAVMIAIFFSFAGRRRLR; via the coding sequence GTGAGACATCAGAGTATTCCCCGCGTAGTGGGCAAGTGGTTCATTCCTCCGATACTGTTATTCGCGCTCTACGTGCAATTTCACGGCGACTTCGGACCCGGAGGAGGATTTCAAGCCGGTGTGATTTTTGCCGCAGCAGTAGTCCTCTACACGCTGATTTTTGGCCTGCAAGCCGCAAAAAGAATTGTAAAACCCCGCATCATTGAAACGCTCGTCTCACTCGGCGTCTTGCTCTATGCGGGCACGGGATTGGTCTCCCTATTTCTCGGTTACAATTTCCTGAATTACACTGCTCTGGATCCGGAACATGCATCGCACGGACAACATCTGGGCATCTTTCTGGTCGAACTCGGCGTGGGTATTACCGTGGCCGCAGTGATGATAGCCATCTTTTTTTCTTTTGCAGGCCGGAGGCGATTGCGATGA
- a CDS encoding cation:proton antiporter subunit C codes for MAMISVGLFNYWACMVLMMIGLYTAIARPNLIKKLIGLSIFQVSVFLLYITVGKVSGGTAPILEEGIEVYSNPLPHVLILTAIVVGIATLSLGLALVVRIGEAYDTIEEDEIIEQDRVND; via the coding sequence ATTGCGATGATCTCCGTTGGATTATTCAACTACTGGGCCTGTATGGTCTTGATGATGATTGGATTGTACACAGCAATTGCGCGTCCCAATCTCATCAAAAAATTGATTGGTCTGAGTATCTTTCAGGTTTCGGTTTTCTTGCTCTATATCACCGTGGGAAAGGTCAGCGGTGGTACTGCGCCAATTTTGGAAGAAGGTATTGAGGTGTATTCCAACCCATTGCCCCATGTACTCATCCTGACGGCAATTGTCGTGGGCATCGCAACGCTCTCCCTGGGTTTGGCACTCGTCGTGCGAATTGGAGAAGCTTATGATACAATTGAGGAAGATGAAATCATAGAACAGGA